One window from the genome of Engraulis encrasicolus isolate BLACKSEA-1 chromosome 16, IST_EnEncr_1.0, whole genome shotgun sequence encodes:
- the per2 gene encoding period circadian protein homolog 2 isoform X4 gives MSDDSDSKPYLYSSLEVQDGGGACSSMAQLHRMAGFTEGPELGLPSEGSDSSSQDPPVSPHSDRKMAHSLHEEDVEMKSSSGSSGSGTESHGNESHGNESHGNESHGNESTGSSNGHSKDSALLESSGSNKSSNSHSPSPPSSSNAFSLLSASSEQDNPSTSGCSSEEPAKAKTQKELIKTLKELKMHLPTEKRNKGSKSNTLNTLKYALRCVKQVEANEEYYQMLMSNDSHPSGLDVASYTIEEIDSITSEYTLKNTDIFAVAVSLITGKIVYISDQAASILNCKRDVFKNAKFVEFLTPQDVSVFYSFTTPYRLPSWSMCTGAESSPSDCMQEKSFFCRISGGKEREGDLQYYPFRMTPYLMKVQDSHHAEDQFCCLLLAERVHSGYEAPRIPTDKRIFTTTHTPNCVFQDVDERAVPLLGYLPQDLIGTPVLLHLHPSDRPVMLSIHRKILQHAGQPFDHSSIRFCTSNGEYITLDTSWSSFVNPWSRKVSFVIGRHKVRNGPVNEDVFVAPAMAEAKPMDSDIHEITEQIHRLLLQPVHVNGSSGYGSLASNDHIMSVASSSDSAGNSARPRPPEEDERNIAKPPRSFQEICKGVHMQKNQELQSKKSPHKSLHRSPVVRPKDMAAPVSWRDTGPNPEERMVIQEELAFKDQTVYSYQQISCLDSVIRYLESCNIPITVKRKCQSSSNTASSNSDEDKQKPECSMQVETPLLKPQPSLTTLNVSKKSTASGVVSTSLTPLALPSKAESVVSITSQCSYSSTIVHVGDKKPQPESEIIEDVSGGGEVVECQTPGPPSAVSSLSQERGAYKRLGLTKQVLAAHTQKEEQAFLTRFRDLRGVHAFKADCSHFLERQKAQLAAEAGPTARSCKCKQGGVGGVVAEPTTRRSGRNKKTKSKRVKQNESSDSTVSHRRQQQQQQQQQPRPPLQGLQQTSWSPSDTSQSTFPIAYPAVMPAYPLQVYPGTSTMTPQVDPSLSGFSEGQINQDPRCSMQPTPYPAPLVTPMVALVLPNYMFPQMGSAPPQNNFPPQAAFQAQPQFSVQPNFVGQTFAAQSPFTPQTTFPPQPFSFTLPTEPPKAPYQEAREGQSRCSTPQSLGARDQASPPLFQSRCSSPLQLNLLQLEERQDGAFTPAAGVQGNSSATLEKATGSVPTTPNAELQQRSLRPPGLVRVRPASPPCSGSSPGLCGLRQSGGRGLSWESLFPKFRCCSEEEVDSPADSHHSDGNSSSSDMMDILLLDSRSGTGSATSGSMGSGSRGCGTSAYGTSTSGASASGTGSSHCVSHNSSNYFGSVDSSQKSHQAKECDASMTMGLPGEMEVEETRDFSKYLLQDSPWHLSTNVDGTYQMPQSDMEKVLRDDREKLRRMQKSQPRFTKDQKRELVEVHPWMKRGGLPKAIDVKACVGCEDLAESLIEEETPDMHMGEAETSEETTIDKSRELLQKASLILKSSTRDLGQLQTLNE, from the exons CTCAAATTCCCACAGCCCCTCGCCTCCGAGTAGTTCCAATGCCTTCAGTTTGCTGAGTGCCAGCTCGGAACAAGATAACCCCTCAACCAGTGGCTgcag TAGCGAAGAGCCCGCCAAGGCCAAAACTCAGAAGGAGCTGATCAAGACTCTGAAGGAGCTCAAGATGCACCTCCCCACCGAGAAGAGGAACAAGGGCAGCAAGTCCAACACCCTCAACACCCTCAAGTACGCCCTGCGCTGTGTCAAGCAGGTGGAAG CCAATGAGGAGTACTATCAGATGCTGATGAGCAATGACAGTCATCCGTCTGGTTTGGATGTGGCTTCATACACCATAGAGGAAATAGACAGTATTACCTCTGAATACACTCTAAAAAACACA GATATTTTTGCGGTGGCCGTGTCCCTAATTACTGGGAAGATTGTGTACATCTCTGACCAGGCAGCCTCCATTCTGAACTGCAAGAGGGATGTGTTCAAGAATGCCAAGTTTGTGGAGTTCTTAACCCCCCAGGATGTCAGTGTGTTCTATAGCTTCACAACGCCTTACCGTCTCCCCTCCTGGAGCATGTGCACTGGAGCAG agtCATCACCCTCAGACTGCATGCAGGAGAAGTCGTTTTTCTGCCGTATCAG CGGGGGTAAAGAGCGTGAGGGGGACCTCCAGTACTACCCCTTCCGCATGACCCCCTACCTGATGAAGGTGCAAGACTCCCACCATGCAGAGGACCAGTTCTGCTGCCTTCTGCTTGCTGAAAGGGTGCACTCAGGTTACGAGG CCCCAAGAATCCCCACTGACAAGCGGATcttcaccacaacacacactcctAACTGTGTGTTCCAGGATGTGGACGAGAG GGCTGTTCCCTTACTAGGATACCTACCTCAGGACCTGATAGGTACACCGGTGCTCTTGCACCTGCATCCCAGCGACCGACCAGTCATGCTCAGCATCCACAGGAAGA TCCTGCAGCATGCTGGCCAGCCGTTTGACCACTCCTCCATCCGCTTTTGCACGAGCAATGGCGAGTACATCACCTTAGACACAAGCTGGTCGAGCTTTGTCAATCCATGGAGCCGTAAGGTGTCCTTTGTCATTGGCCGTCACAAAGTCCGGAA TGGCCCTGTGAATGAGGATGTGTTTGTGGCTCCAGCCATGGCCGAAGCTAAGCCAATGGACTCGGACATCCATGAAATCACAGAGCAGATTCACCGGCTGCTCCTGCAG CCTGTCCATGTGAATGGCTCCAGTGGCTATGGCAGCCTGGCTAGCAATGACCACATAATGAGCGTGGCGTCCTCGAGCGACAGCGCGGGGAACAGCGCCCGACCGCGACCACCTGAGGAGGACGAGCGGAATATTGCCAAACCTCCT CGTTCCTTTCAGGAGATCTGTAAAGGAGTGCACATGCAGAagaaccaagaactgcagtctaAGAAGAGTCCACATA AGTCACTCCATCGGAGCCCAGTGGTTCGACCAAAGGACATGGCCGCCCCTGTGAGCTGGAGGGACACCGGGCCAAACCCGGAGGAGCGAATGGTCATCCAGGAGGAGCTGGCCTTTAAGGACCAAACCGTGTACTCCTACCAGCAGATCAGCTGCCTGGACAGTGTCATCAG GTACCTGGAGAGCTGCAACATCCCTATTACTGTGAAGAGAAAGTGCCAATCCTCCTCCAACACCGCTTCCTCTAACTCAGATGAGGACAAGCAAAAACCAGAGTGCTCCATGCAAG TGGAGACGCCACTCCTGAAACCTCAGCCTAGTCTGACcactctgaatgtgtccaagaagAGCACTGCCTCGGGGGTAGTGAGCACGTCCCTGACACCTCTGGCCCTGCCAAGTAAAGCAGAGAGTGTTGTGTCCATTACTAGCCAGTGCAGCTATAGCAGCACCATTGTTCATGTTGGAGACAAAAAGCCCCAGCCTGAATCAG AGATCATTGAGGACGTGTCGGGTGGTGGGGAAGTGGTGGAGTGCCAGACCCCTGGGCCGCCAAGCGCAGTGTCTTCCCTCAGCCAGGAGAGGGGGGCATACAAGAGGCTAGGCCTGACCAAGCAGGTCCTGGCAGCGCACACGCAGAAGGAGGAGCAGGCCTTCCTGACCCGCTTTCGGGACCTACGGGGGGTTCACGCTTTCAAGGCCGACTGCTCGCACTTCCTGGAGAGGCAAAAGGCCCAGTTGGCCGCTGAAG CTGGTCCAACGGCACGGTCTTGTAAGTGTAAGCAAGGTGGCGTAGGAGGAGTGGTCGCTGAACCGACCACCCGGCGCAGTGGCCGCAACAAGAAGACCAAATCCAAGCGCGTGAAGCAGAACGAGTCGTCGGACAGCACGGTGTCCCacaggaggcagcagcagcagcagcagcagcagcagccccggcCCCCGCTGCAAGGCCTCCAGCAGACGTCCTGGTCGCCGTCCGACACCTCCCAATCCACATTCCCTATCGCCTACCCTGCCGTCATGCCTGCCTACCCGCTCCAGGTCTACCCCGGCACCAGCACCATGACTCCCCAAGTGGACCCTTCCCTGTCCGGCTTCAGCGAGGGCCAGATCAACCAGGACCCTCGGTGCTCCATGCAGCCGACCCCTTACCCGGCTCCGCTGGTGACGCCCATGGTGGCGCTGGTGCTACCCAACTACATGTTCCCtcagatgggcagtgcccctccTCAGAACAATTTCCCCCCACAAGCCGCATTCCAAGCCCAGCCTCAGTTCTCAGTCCAGCCAAACTTCGTCGGGCAGACGTTTGCCGCGCAGTCCCCGTTCACCCCACAGACTACATTCCCACCTCAGCCCTTCTCCTTCACCCTGCCCACTGAGCCCCCAAAGGCTCCGTACCAAGAGGCAAGAGAGGGCCAGTCGCGCTGCTCCACACCGCAGTCCTTGGGAGCCCGGGACCAGGCCTCGCCGCCTCTCTTTCAGTCGCGCTGCAGCTCGCCACTCCAGCTCAACCTGTTGCAGCTAGAGGAGAGGCAGGACGGTGCGTTCACACCTGCTGCCGGGGTGCAGGGCAACAGCAGTGCCACCCTGGAAAAAGCCACCGGCAGCGTGCCAACAACACCCAACGCAGAACTGCAACAG CGATCACTCAGACCGCCTGGTCTAGTCAGGGTCCGCCCGGCCTCCCCCCCATGCTCTGGCTCTAGCCCTGGCCTCTGCGGCCTCAGGCAGAGTGGCGGTCGGGGGTTGTCTTGGGAAAGTCTTTTCCCTAAATTCAGGTGTTGCAGCGAAGAG GAGGTGGATTCCCCGGCAGACAGTCACCATAGTGATGGCAACTCTTCATCCAGTGACATGATGGACATCCTACTACTGGACTCGCGGTCGGGCACGGGATCGGCCACCTCTGGCTCCATGGGCTCTGGCTCTCGCGGCTGTGGAACGTCTGCCTACGGAACCTCAACCAGTGGTGCATCAGCCAGTGGcacag GGAGCAGCCACTGTGTAAGCCACAACAGTAGCAACTACTTTGGCAGTGTGGACTCCTCCCAGAAGAGCCACCAAGCCAAGGAGTGTGATGCCAGCATGACAATGGGCCTCCCtggggagatggaggtggaggagacccGGGACTTCTCCAAGTACCTACTGCAGGATTCACCGTGGCACCTCTCCACTAATGTAGACGGGACCTACCAGATGCCCCAGAG TGACATGGAAAAAGTGTTGAGAGACGACCGGGAGAAACTTCGTCGGATGCAGAAAAGCCAACCTCGCTTCACCAAGGACCAGAAGAGGGAACTCGTAGAGGTGCACCCTTGGATGAAGAGAGGGGGGTTGCCCAAAGCAATCGACGTCAAG GCATGTGTCGGCTGTGAAGATCTGGCGGAAAGTCTAATTGAAGAAGAGACGCCTGACATGCATATGGGCGAGGCAGAAACAAGTGAGGAGACTACTATAGACAAATCCAGGGAGCTACTGCAAAAAGCCAGTCTCATCCTCAAATCCAGCACCAGAGACTTAGGTCAACTACAGACACTCAATGAATGA
- the per2 gene encoding period circadian protein homolog 2 isoform X1 — translation MSDDSDSKPYLYSSLEVQDGGGACSSMAQLHRMAGFTEGPELGLPSEGSDSSSQDPPVSPHSDRKMAHSLHEEDVEMKSSSGSSGSGTESHGNESHGNESHGNESHGNESTGSSNGHSKDSALLESSGSNKSSNSHSPSPPSSSNAFSLLSASSEQDNPSTSGCSSEEPAKAKTQKELIKTLKELKMHLPTEKRNKGSKSNTLNTLKYALRCVKQVEANEEYYQMLMSNDSHPSGLDVASYTIEEIDSITSEYTLKNTDIFAVAVSLITGKIVYISDQAASILNCKRDVFKNAKFVEFLTPQDVSVFYSFTTPYRLPSWSMCTGAESSPSDCMQEKSFFCRISGGKEREGDLQYYPFRMTPYLMKVQDSHHAEDQFCCLLLAERVHSGYEAPRIPTDKRIFTTTHTPNCVFQDVDERAVPLLGYLPQDLIGTPVLLHLHPSDRPVMLSIHRKILQHAGQPFDHSSIRFCTSNGEYITLDTSWSSFVNPWSRKVSFVIGRHKVRNGPVNEDVFVAPAMAEAKPMDSDIHEITEQIHRLLLQPVHVNGSSGYGSLASNDHIMSVASSSDSAGNSARPRPPEEDERNIAKPPVSQTRSFQEICKGVHMQKNQELQSKKSPHIESLHRSPVVRPKDMAAPVSWRDTGPNPEERMVIQEELAFKDQTVYSYQQISCLDSVIRYLESCNIPITVKRKCQSSSNTASSNSDEDKQKPECSMQVETPLLKPQPSLTTLNVSKKSTASGVVSTSLTPLALPSKAESVVSITSQCSYSSTIVHVGDKKPQPESEIIEDVSGGGEVVECQTPGPPSAVSSLSQERGAYKRLGLTKQVLAAHTQKEEQAFLTRFRDLRGVHAFKADCSHFLERQKAQLAAEAGPTARSCKCKQGGVGGVVAEPTTRRSGRNKKTKSKRVKQNESSDSTVSHRRQQQQQQQQQPRPPLQGLQQTSWSPSDTSQSTFPIAYPAVMPAYPLQVYPGTSTMTPQVDPSLSGFSEGQINQDPRCSMQPTPYPAPLVTPMVALVLPNYMFPQMGSAPPQNNFPPQAAFQAQPQFSVQPNFVGQTFAAQSPFTPQTTFPPQPFSFTLPTEPPKAPYQEAREGQSRCSTPQSLGARDQASPPLFQSRCSSPLQLNLLQLEERQDGAFTPAAGVQGNSSATLEKATGSVPTTPNAELQQRSLRPPGLVRVRPASPPCSGSSPGLCGLRQSGGRGLSWESLFPKFRCCSEEEVDSPADSHHSDGNSSSSDMMDILLLDSRSGTGSATSGSMGSGSRGCGTSAYGTSTSGASASGTGSSHCVSHNSSNYFGSVDSSQKSHQAKECDASMTMGLPGEMEVEETRDFSKYLLQDSPWHLSTNVDGTYQMPQSDMEKVLRDDREKLRRMQKSQPRFTKDQKRELVEVHPWMKRGGLPKAIDVKACVGCEDLAESLIEEETPDMHMGEAETSEETTIDKSRELLQKASLILKSSTRDLGQLQTLNE, via the exons CTCAAATTCCCACAGCCCCTCGCCTCCGAGTAGTTCCAATGCCTTCAGTTTGCTGAGTGCCAGCTCGGAACAAGATAACCCCTCAACCAGTGGCTgcag TAGCGAAGAGCCCGCCAAGGCCAAAACTCAGAAGGAGCTGATCAAGACTCTGAAGGAGCTCAAGATGCACCTCCCCACCGAGAAGAGGAACAAGGGCAGCAAGTCCAACACCCTCAACACCCTCAAGTACGCCCTGCGCTGTGTCAAGCAGGTGGAAG CCAATGAGGAGTACTATCAGATGCTGATGAGCAATGACAGTCATCCGTCTGGTTTGGATGTGGCTTCATACACCATAGAGGAAATAGACAGTATTACCTCTGAATACACTCTAAAAAACACA GATATTTTTGCGGTGGCCGTGTCCCTAATTACTGGGAAGATTGTGTACATCTCTGACCAGGCAGCCTCCATTCTGAACTGCAAGAGGGATGTGTTCAAGAATGCCAAGTTTGTGGAGTTCTTAACCCCCCAGGATGTCAGTGTGTTCTATAGCTTCACAACGCCTTACCGTCTCCCCTCCTGGAGCATGTGCACTGGAGCAG agtCATCACCCTCAGACTGCATGCAGGAGAAGTCGTTTTTCTGCCGTATCAG CGGGGGTAAAGAGCGTGAGGGGGACCTCCAGTACTACCCCTTCCGCATGACCCCCTACCTGATGAAGGTGCAAGACTCCCACCATGCAGAGGACCAGTTCTGCTGCCTTCTGCTTGCTGAAAGGGTGCACTCAGGTTACGAGG CCCCAAGAATCCCCACTGACAAGCGGATcttcaccacaacacacactcctAACTGTGTGTTCCAGGATGTGGACGAGAG GGCTGTTCCCTTACTAGGATACCTACCTCAGGACCTGATAGGTACACCGGTGCTCTTGCACCTGCATCCCAGCGACCGACCAGTCATGCTCAGCATCCACAGGAAGA TCCTGCAGCATGCTGGCCAGCCGTTTGACCACTCCTCCATCCGCTTTTGCACGAGCAATGGCGAGTACATCACCTTAGACACAAGCTGGTCGAGCTTTGTCAATCCATGGAGCCGTAAGGTGTCCTTTGTCATTGGCCGTCACAAAGTCCGGAA TGGCCCTGTGAATGAGGATGTGTTTGTGGCTCCAGCCATGGCCGAAGCTAAGCCAATGGACTCGGACATCCATGAAATCACAGAGCAGATTCACCGGCTGCTCCTGCAG CCTGTCCATGTGAATGGCTCCAGTGGCTATGGCAGCCTGGCTAGCAATGACCACATAATGAGCGTGGCGTCCTCGAGCGACAGCGCGGGGAACAGCGCCCGACCGCGACCACCTGAGGAGGACGAGCGGAATATTGCCAAACCTCCTGTGAGTCAGACG CGTTCCTTTCAGGAGATCTGTAAAGGAGTGCACATGCAGAagaaccaagaactgcagtctaAGAAGAGTCCACATA TAGAGTCACTCCATCGGAGCCCAGTGGTTCGACCAAAGGACATGGCCGCCCCTGTGAGCTGGAGGGACACCGGGCCAAACCCGGAGGAGCGAATGGTCATCCAGGAGGAGCTGGCCTTTAAGGACCAAACCGTGTACTCCTACCAGCAGATCAGCTGCCTGGACAGTGTCATCAG GTACCTGGAGAGCTGCAACATCCCTATTACTGTGAAGAGAAAGTGCCAATCCTCCTCCAACACCGCTTCCTCTAACTCAGATGAGGACAAGCAAAAACCAGAGTGCTCCATGCAAG TGGAGACGCCACTCCTGAAACCTCAGCCTAGTCTGACcactctgaatgtgtccaagaagAGCACTGCCTCGGGGGTAGTGAGCACGTCCCTGACACCTCTGGCCCTGCCAAGTAAAGCAGAGAGTGTTGTGTCCATTACTAGCCAGTGCAGCTATAGCAGCACCATTGTTCATGTTGGAGACAAAAAGCCCCAGCCTGAATCAG AGATCATTGAGGACGTGTCGGGTGGTGGGGAAGTGGTGGAGTGCCAGACCCCTGGGCCGCCAAGCGCAGTGTCTTCCCTCAGCCAGGAGAGGGGGGCATACAAGAGGCTAGGCCTGACCAAGCAGGTCCTGGCAGCGCACACGCAGAAGGAGGAGCAGGCCTTCCTGACCCGCTTTCGGGACCTACGGGGGGTTCACGCTTTCAAGGCCGACTGCTCGCACTTCCTGGAGAGGCAAAAGGCCCAGTTGGCCGCTGAAG CTGGTCCAACGGCACGGTCTTGTAAGTGTAAGCAAGGTGGCGTAGGAGGAGTGGTCGCTGAACCGACCACCCGGCGCAGTGGCCGCAACAAGAAGACCAAATCCAAGCGCGTGAAGCAGAACGAGTCGTCGGACAGCACGGTGTCCCacaggaggcagcagcagcagcagcagcagcagcagccccggcCCCCGCTGCAAGGCCTCCAGCAGACGTCCTGGTCGCCGTCCGACACCTCCCAATCCACATTCCCTATCGCCTACCCTGCCGTCATGCCTGCCTACCCGCTCCAGGTCTACCCCGGCACCAGCACCATGACTCCCCAAGTGGACCCTTCCCTGTCCGGCTTCAGCGAGGGCCAGATCAACCAGGACCCTCGGTGCTCCATGCAGCCGACCCCTTACCCGGCTCCGCTGGTGACGCCCATGGTGGCGCTGGTGCTACCCAACTACATGTTCCCtcagatgggcagtgcccctccTCAGAACAATTTCCCCCCACAAGCCGCATTCCAAGCCCAGCCTCAGTTCTCAGTCCAGCCAAACTTCGTCGGGCAGACGTTTGCCGCGCAGTCCCCGTTCACCCCACAGACTACATTCCCACCTCAGCCCTTCTCCTTCACCCTGCCCACTGAGCCCCCAAAGGCTCCGTACCAAGAGGCAAGAGAGGGCCAGTCGCGCTGCTCCACACCGCAGTCCTTGGGAGCCCGGGACCAGGCCTCGCCGCCTCTCTTTCAGTCGCGCTGCAGCTCGCCACTCCAGCTCAACCTGTTGCAGCTAGAGGAGAGGCAGGACGGTGCGTTCACACCTGCTGCCGGGGTGCAGGGCAACAGCAGTGCCACCCTGGAAAAAGCCACCGGCAGCGTGCCAACAACACCCAACGCAGAACTGCAACAG CGATCACTCAGACCGCCTGGTCTAGTCAGGGTCCGCCCGGCCTCCCCCCCATGCTCTGGCTCTAGCCCTGGCCTCTGCGGCCTCAGGCAGAGTGGCGGTCGGGGGTTGTCTTGGGAAAGTCTTTTCCCTAAATTCAGGTGTTGCAGCGAAGAG GAGGTGGATTCCCCGGCAGACAGTCACCATAGTGATGGCAACTCTTCATCCAGTGACATGATGGACATCCTACTACTGGACTCGCGGTCGGGCACGGGATCGGCCACCTCTGGCTCCATGGGCTCTGGCTCTCGCGGCTGTGGAACGTCTGCCTACGGAACCTCAACCAGTGGTGCATCAGCCAGTGGcacag GGAGCAGCCACTGTGTAAGCCACAACAGTAGCAACTACTTTGGCAGTGTGGACTCCTCCCAGAAGAGCCACCAAGCCAAGGAGTGTGATGCCAGCATGACAATGGGCCTCCCtggggagatggaggtggaggagacccGGGACTTCTCCAAGTACCTACTGCAGGATTCACCGTGGCACCTCTCCACTAATGTAGACGGGACCTACCAGATGCCCCAGAG TGACATGGAAAAAGTGTTGAGAGACGACCGGGAGAAACTTCGTCGGATGCAGAAAAGCCAACCTCGCTTCACCAAGGACCAGAAGAGGGAACTCGTAGAGGTGCACCCTTGGATGAAGAGAGGGGGGTTGCCCAAAGCAATCGACGTCAAG GCATGTGTCGGCTGTGAAGATCTGGCGGAAAGTCTAATTGAAGAAGAGACGCCTGACATGCATATGGGCGAGGCAGAAACAAGTGAGGAGACTACTATAGACAAATCCAGGGAGCTACTGCAAAAAGCCAGTCTCATCCTCAAATCCAGCACCAGAGACTTAGGTCAACTACAGACACTCAATGAATGA